GAGAAATTCACCTCCCattgcatataaaatgcaatatccTTAAGCTATGCATTCATGGAGACACTTAACATTAAAAATCTAAGAATAATCTTTTTGGAGAGATACACTGGGAGTTTTTAGGGAATATAATATCTCGCATTAAATATCATGTTGTCTTGTTCATTGGGCAAACTTTAGGGTAAAGGTAAACAATTTGTTGGCTCTTGAGTTTGCTATTGAGCTATACACATTCTGGATACTATCACAAGTAAAAGTTATTTTCTAACGAGAAGCGGCCTAtagctttttttttacaataatatgTTGAATAGTCGGAGTTGAAACTCCGGTCatccacttatccactttaaaggtggaatttctagttactagactacttaacaaaaatttaaaaatatgttgaagatatatgttttttcttttttttttaacagcaaatatattattacccaggtctctgcacaagacgaaaaAGACCGGTATAAAAGTAACTACATAACAAGGCGCTGTATATATGCGGAACGCCGAAAAtaaacaccaaaacaaacacCAGCTAAAAGAGGTCCACCTCCTAAACCCAAAAATAGAAAGGCACCAGAAGACACCAACTCAGCCCCAAAAGTTGCCACTAGATCGACTCTAACCCCCGATCTCGAATAAAAAATGATCGACCCatcaaaatctaaaaaacaaCTCCTACAGCCTAAAAGCTGATGAGACAACGGATAGACAGACAAGTCTCAGCTCGAAGACACCCTACATTCTAGACGACGACAAAGGCAACACACGCGATAGCAACCGGAAGAACAGTCTCAGCTCGCAGACCACCTCAAAACAGTGAAACATCGACGCAGAAGAGGTCAACCAGAAACACAAgaaacctgcaaatctcaacagatttggacACCAACAGAGACTCAAAAAGaatcctgcaaatctcaactGATTTGGAAAGCGGTCAGAGAATCAAGTATCCTAGAAAACCACTACACACGGCATCAACCAAATATCAGCGACGCCAGAACTAAAACGCCACCCATCACCACCATACGCCCCAACCCCATCAGAACATCACCTCACCTCACCAAAACCAGCCACCGGAAAAGCAGaagaaaacatgaaaaataagGACACAAACCAGAGAAGAAGAACACGCCAGCGCTGATTCTGACAAGGTGGTGCAGAGGGATGACTGCATCCTCATTGCACCACCACCACACGagtcttttttttgttataatctATTTATCTCACTAAATGTCTAGATCTAAAGATCTTCACAGTTGATGAAGCATAATCATTTCTCAAATTAAACGTGTTCTGATAGGTATTTCTGATACTGACACGACATTGATACGTATTATTTACTAGACAACgacatcaaacaaacaaaactgaCATAATGGACAAAGAAGTATGGAGTGACACGGGAAATACTGTTAAGCAACAGCACAACGTTGGAGAGAAGCAACGCCATAAACATCAGTAcatttcatctttttcttttgaaactTAAAGCATAGTTTATATTGTAGGTATCTTAGTTTTATTTAAGGATTTAgccaaatatatttttcaaaaaattatacattatCAAACACTTTACTTCTAAAGTTGCATTGTTAAACTTTTTATGCTTCTTGTTTATATAGAAATAGAATTCAGATATTCCTCTTAATATTTTGCTCTCTTATCAACATAAATGtatgtaaaaagtaaaaacactAGCAAACAGCAAACGTTAATTACTACATTAATATAAGTAactacaaatataatttttttgaagaactACAAATATAATTATTGCTGCTAGCAGTGCAGCACTCTACTTGCAAATATATGATGATTACTAATACTGACTTTACATTATAGGTTAATATAATACAACATTTAAACAAAACTTTTCATCAATACACTACAAAATCTCACTCACCACTCTGCAACTGTTAATATCTTACTGGTTGAACTCAAATCTGTGACTCTGACATAATATACAATGTACATGGCCGTTAATCCAagcaatttttgaatttttatggATACTTACTAAACCATCTTCTGGATTGCAATCTCTTTGGCAGAAGTTGCTAATCGGCAGAATACTTTGAGATTATGCCCTAATTTCTCCTGAGAAAACAAGCAAACATAATGTAAGATAATGAAAATACATTCCTTTAACTGTTAACTGAGATCTCAGGAGTATTAAAACACATCCCTAAACCCCCAACATATAGTAGCAAAGCAAAGAAATTGCCTTCTTATGTCGAGGTTAATAGAAAATACATAAATCACAAACTCATTTATTTGATGAATCTGATCAAACAATATCAGTATTATGTCATCTTTGTAGGTCAAAGAGAGTGGAGTCTAAGATTAAGATACAGCTTAGATGTAAATTTTTCAAGGATACTATATAATACTAACATTTTTCATTTAAGGAAAAGTTTCTACattatatacatgtaaatcttgCAGACAAGGGCATATTAAGAATTTCAAGAACAAATATAAATCTATTAGAATGTTAAGTAGGATTACTCAATAGTTGCTGAGGCCCATACCTCACTTAGCGACTCAAGTCGTTCAAGGGTTGGAACTAACTGTCCACATAACAAAGCAAAGTCCTGTTGTGGATCATACGTTGCACCATATGTAATTGTTTTTGTGGTCATGGTAGATTCAAATGCATCAGAGCTGCCAAAAGATGCAAAAATTAGCCTAAAGAGAGAACAAGGCATACTTTCTACAACAAAATCTAATTGTTTATATTACAATATAGGACTCGGTgtctattttttcttcatttagtTTAGCCATAAAAAAAAACGCAAGATTGTACAGAGATTTTATAGCTTCATTTACAACAGTGTTCTTATCTCATGAAACTTAATGCCTTACCAATCCTGAAGGTGGATGAGGAATATATTTAGCACATGTTCAGAGAGCGGGAGCAATAAAACAATCAGCTGATCCGTACAAGAAACCACTCGACACATCTCTACCATTGCTATGTATCTCCTGTAAAACAAGTTAAAAAAATCAGAGTGAATTTTACGGAAAGGGAAGATGTGAGGAATTCAGGGAACACCATAATACAATTAATAGCAGATATACAGAGCACATGGTCATTGTGCTCTAGAATTGAAGcctttttttttgataagataGAATTGAAGCCTTTAAACAAATGAAATAACCATTAAGTTACAATCAGCTAAGATCATCGAGATAGATGAACTAACAACTGGATTTTAGCATCCAATTCATACAAAAATTCAGCAATTAATTTTCCATGAAGTGGGAACTGAGAACTTCACAAAATAGCAAAGAGTGTAATTGCTGCAGGTTTTTGTTATGAATGTACATTCTGAAGACTATATAGTAGCTAGACCCCGTTATTTGAAACAGAAATTTACGTCAAGAGCCCTCTGCGTAGAGTCTAGATAATGCTCTGGCCCATTAAGTTATTTAGAAAATGACAGGAAAATCAATTTCTAACCCCTTGGGCTTCAATGCTCAGGTACTATATATAGTTTTCCACCTCAGATGGTTTTATATTTAACAATTTAGATGTAACTGCCAGATGAACCAATTAACCCAGGAGAATAATCATGTCGAAAACTTTGGTGTATATAAAAACTCAACTATTATGAAAATATAGCTATTTATAATaacatttatattaaaaaacatattaaaattcTCACTAGGTCCGAGACCTTGAGAACTCTAGGACTGAAAAAAATAAGCTTCAGCAATCTACATATCAAGGTTAAAAGTTGAGTTATGTTCAGGAAAAGAACCACACAATAATCAACTATTCAAATGCAAACCAATTTAGCTGTAGTATTACagcagttttttattttatttagacaaaCATAATAATGTTTCCTTCCAATTTCCTGGAACACAGACAACATCTAGGAGTTAAAATTAATGTAAAcaaaaacatcaacaacaattcaCTTTGcacatttgaattttaaaatatgtttatttttggATTACTAGAAAAGCAGTTTTATGATCAACCTTTTTTGTATGTTATCAGAAGATGAAACAGATTCTTGCCGGACACACATACTGATGATTTCATCCACCTCCTGCCTTGACAGTTCATTAATGTCTCGAATCTGCAAAAACACATGTGTTATGTTTACTCAtaaatcaatattaatattaaatatctGACGATGAAAGCCAAAAgacaaaataattttcaattttcacctTATTCAGTAATAAGGATTTCTCCTCAGCTGCCCTTTCAAGTGCATTTGTAGCTGAAGTGAGTAGAGAATTAAGCAAGCTCAATGTAGGTTGTTGAAATCCAACAGAAGTAGGGTAATTGGAGGAGGCATCAGAAGACTGCGACATCATATTacaagaaaaatattagtttaaaaatataaagttaGACAAGATGAAGAgggaaaagaggtcaaaatcaTTATTAAACTACCTCGTTTATATGAAAAACATACCTGTAATCTCAAGGATTTCTTTGTGACAAGAAAATATAAGTAAGAGCTCAGACTGAAGCACAACTTAAATATCTGTAGCTCTGAACTTCTCTGATTCTGAACACCAGAAGATTAGGATTATTATTATGTATACATAATGCCAGAACATCTCTTTTGATAAATGTGAATTCAGAAAACTGCAAACTTGCCTCAGGGGACACTCTTGATCGAGGAAAACCTAGAACCTTCGAGTTTGAGTCACGAGAGAAAAGAACATTCATCAAACCAAAAAGCCCTTGAACAAAACCATGCTCATCACTCTCTTCATATGGCCAAACCTATcacataaaaatcaaaatgtaaAGCAAGTaagcaacaaacaaaaaagaccCAAGTGTAATTGGAAGCCTTTATGCATTGGAAGTAGCAATACAACACCATGGTGCACAGACTCAAAATAATGTTGAAGCTCGTGAAATGTAAATTCCCAAAGCATTTTTTGCAGGAAACCTCATTAATTAGGACCTTTGCCATCCCATTGCAGCTCATGAAATGTAACTtcccaaagttttttttttgtaggaaatcGCATAATTAAGACTTTACCATCCCAATGCCTCCAAAGAGTATCCACACAAGCTTAGGTTTTTTGGACCTAACATGAGACTAATCTATGTTCCGGTCCTTAAGTCACAACTAAAGGCTCTTCGCCCTTCCCAAAGTGTGTGTATGCAGGATATTGACCCACAGTCCCGCACAAGTTCAACGCTGCTTAACCACTCATTGGGTTATTTCGAAAGCACTTGACAGCGTATCAGTTACTGAAAAATAAACTATCAGTTGTCCGCATCTAGACCCTAGACCTACAGAAGATAGAGAAGTGAGCTTCCTAAAGCCAGTAGAAAGTTGATATggacttaaaaattataagatatCCGATTCCCACATCGAGTAGTACGAGATACTCGGTGGAGTATTTAAGCGGCTTAGTTCATTTCCCTTAAAGGATGGCTCCCCAAGTGCTTGGATACTTATCAATTGGGATCGAAGTCTAGATGTCGGTGGCTAAGAATGGGCTGACCAGAAAGGCATGTAAAGTGTCGTATATGCCAAGACATCAACTCTCAAGGACTCAAATATATTGGGGTACCAAGTCCCACATTGAGTAATATACGATAAATGGAAGAGCGTTTAAGTGATTTGGTTCTTCCCCTTAATAGCTAGtttttaaaaacaaagaaatgacTGAACTAAACGATACCTTGCTCAGAATACCAACAACAAGATTGATCTGCTCCATTCTTAATTCATCCGCTTCAGCAATTTCTAAACGGAGAACTTGATCAAAGAGTGATTGATGACCTTTGACAAAATCAACCACTTCAcgaacaattttgtttttcacctatattttttaaaacagaAACATGTACACAATATTCATCAATGTTCACACAATAGCATGAGGTCAATTCAAGACTGAAACAAGTTGTTGGAACAACAACAACCCAGACCAAGTAAACTACAAGCCAACAAACATGTAATTATTAGCTAGAAGTAATTTTATTCCGAAATATGGTCTTTCACGTCTAATTTTAATGGCTAGGAGGCATGAGAATGCAATATAGCCGGAGATAAAACTTCTAGAGCTTACAGTCGTATTAAAACATGTGTTTTATAAACAGTATTACATCACAGTTGTCAGGGGAGGAAGAAAATTTCATAGAAGATACTTTAGTAAACAATTGAAAAAGGAACAAAACCAACCTCCATATAATCTGATGTATCAACCAACGAAGTTAATGAGAAGACTAATCTCAAGACCGGAGTTATAATCATCCGTTGTCTATCAATATCCACAGCCATATCCCTCCTAAGTCTTGTCTCAACCCATCTTAATCCTCCCTGTAAATTCTGTAGCTTCAGTAAAGGTTAggttaaatgaaaataaaatgtgaTAGTCTTAAGGAAAATAATCAGTCACCTGCAAATTGGTTGCCCTGCCTGATGAAAGATGTTCCAATATGCCCATGGTAAATAGTACCTGTGCTCCAGATTTCCCATATTTGTGACTGATTCTTAGTAGAACAGCAAGTACAGCCTCAAACGTACATGCCCTCTGCAAAGAGTCAAGTGAGAGACCACCATCCtttaatcaaacaaataaatcaaatcaGTATCATCATATACATGAGATCGGAaattttaatgaatataaacaccgatgatttgattttttttcaatggTGTACCTAATTTATCTTGATAATTACTGTAATTAGCATTTGATTTGCACAGTTTGTATTTCAGATTTTATTTCCTTAACTCTTCAATCAGAATAAATTTGTTAGAACATATATCTTTATCAATTTCAATACTTTGAAATTAAGGCATTCCTCTTCATCTTTATTTAGTGTTTCAAGTTGTACCATCAGAACCAAAAGAAACATAAAAGattaaattatatgaaaaatcTATTGTATAACATTACAAACTATTCACAACTGTGAAACGAAAAAAGACAAGGTAATTTTTAAATAGAAGGAATTGTTTATGGGAGGCAGAACAAACACCTGATTGGAAATATTGCTTATGGCATTAAGGCAAGACCTTAAAAATCCCCTGCTTTGAAGTTGGCTCAAGAAATATCGCTCATGATCTATACAAATCAACGCATCAAGAACATAGAGTGATATTGTTTTTCCAGGTTCACTGCCATGGGTTGCGTCCTTTATGACcttcaatttcaaattatttaaaaCTGTAATTAATTGACTTGCCaatattcataaaaatataaaaaaataaatgcatCAAAATGAATctaataattaatgaaaaacaaaccaaacaaTAACATGGATAGCACCTGGAAACAACAAAACCATAATATCTTGTGGATAAGAAAGATCTAATAAAGAGTTGGGAAAAAAATTCTAGCCTAACATGAGAATAGAATATAAACTCACAATTAACCAAGACACTTCACCGCAAAATAAACAGAAACATCCCActtatattttatgtcaattaaATCAGAATATCGCAAGCATGCGACTGCTATTCTGACCAGTAGTAAACAACTCTAACAAGTTACAACCTACCACTTCGCAAATAAATAGTTGTAAACTGTCAATAGACAGAGACTTTTCAGAAAACAACCCATTTAATtccatattaaaaataaaatataaggcATAAGCACATAAAATACTGTGTGCTGATTAGTGATGCATGTAAGACGCATAATAAGAGTTAGCAAATAACCAAGTCCAATATGCTTTGAGCCTCTTTCCTCAAAGTAGAAAAATTTGCACGAGCCAGTTCTGCCTGTTCTTTGTCAATCTGGGGGATATAGAGAAAAATGCAATTATGAAGAGTTAATCCGTCGCCAGATTGAAATACTGTACATTATTTGCAAATGTTTAAGAAATTATACCTTTGGGAGATCAATATATTCACTATCTTGTTCACTGAGCAGCAAGAATTGAAGAACTGAGGTTGGAACATCAGGATCAACCACATTCAAACAATACTGGAAATAGCTAAGAAGCAAGGCATATTGGCTGTACAAATACATGCAAAAGTAAGTTTGCTGGCGAAAAAAATACAAAGCCTACCAATCAGAATCAATTACAGAATGTGTAACATACCGTCTTCTAAGAGCTTCTGATGATTCATTTCTAAGAATTGCCATGATAAGCTTAAACAATATGGTCAAGCAAGCAccatttgataattgtttaacCACAATAAGATCAAGGCATGTTATACTGTCAGAACTTAGACTTCCTGGGAACATAAACCTTTCATCTCGCAGCTTAGCCATGCATGTCAATCCTACCTGAGGGACACTCCATGTatgtaaaaataaatcataactGGATATATTGCATATAAAACAGAACAACTTGCAATCCCCGTGAGACAGACAAACAAATAACGATTTATAGAAACAATTCTGATCAATAGTAAAACCCGCCCAGTTTTGACCCTGCCCGCCATCAACCCATCTAAAGCATGGTGGGTGGGCCAACTTAGGTAGGAGGATTGTAACTCCCACCCCGCCCATCAGCGGGTTGAGCCatcaataaagaaaatatttgacattttcatctcaataaaataataatattaaataattatccctccatcccaaaataatTGACCTACTTGGTTATTCACACATTAAGAAAAGTGTATAAatgtgagagagagaatagTATTTTTACTAAAGTAACCTTAATAGGTATTGATGTATTTAAAACTACCATAGATGAAAACCTGAAGATGTTGAATTAGGAGagatgtaaatagtattaattagagGGTAGAATTGGAAAGAAGTAATTAATGGtgtattgaaaattgaaaaggtCAATTATTTTGGGGCAAATTCTTTTTGCAAAAAGGCAAATTgttttgggacgaagggagtgTCTCATTTAAGGATAGCTATAAATAAAGGTTTTATGAGCACGTAAAAATGCTTAGACAGAAACAGTCACCACTATCTTGAATGTTGGTTGGGGTTTGGTTCTCTCAAGAACAAATGTTTAAGTGAAATCATTATTAGCAAGAATATGGTCCGTAAGCAGTAACAGACTGTATTTAGTtacttttaagaaaaatatgacTCCGGATTATTACTCAGAACAACAGGAAAAGAGTGTTATCTACATACAAAGCCGTAACCCTAACTGTTCATTGGGTTAATGGACCACAAcgtaaaacaaatataatagacccatataaaaaaataaataacagtTTTTCAGTGGATTAAATGTGATGGACCAACTTGAGTGGCCGAGTTCAAAACTTCAACTCTCCCCACCTAAAATAGAAGGTTAAACGGGCTGGTCCGCCATGCTCAACCCGTTTCACCATGCCTCATTAGAAGGGCTAGATGCAAagcaggaaaaaaaattaaaacaaaaaaaataaacacttaGTCTTTGGTTAACAATCAGATCTATACTCAAACATAACAAAGGAAACAAACATTCTCCAAATAATTACTAATAACCCCATAATTTTGGGATTTAATCAATACCCTGATACAGGAGTTCTACAATGGAATCAAACAAATTGGATACTTGAAGACTTCATCAACATTTCCACatgataaattatatattaacaTATTTACCTGTGATAATATGAATGCCATCTTCAGTGAACAGTCTGGAGAAGCAGATGCACTGAGAGACGCATCAAGGATCCTGAACATGCAATGAATTATGTAACAGTTACAACAAACGCAAAAATAATGAGAAGAGACACATGAGTAGTTGTAACTCATTTTATTATCACTAATACAGTAAAGTAACTCACCGAAAGAGAATTTCAGACCGATCTTCAAGCATTGCTAATCTTCTAGATGCAGAcacctttaaaaaaaatcacagagTTTAGAGAATTTAAGTCATAAAACATaagtatttgtcaaaaaaatatcagTAGATGTAAAGCGAGAACTGCACCTCAACAATCTGAGACCAGGCAGTCAACATATGTAGTTGTGAAGCTTGCTCTTCAAGATTTTTATTGTATTTCCATCCCCATCTCAGCAACTGTTGAATTGTCTCTCGTGCATCATTTAGCTCAACTTCACTGCCAAGATTACTCACCTGAAGATATGCagaattatatttctgaaaccAAAATGATTATAAATGACATCAACTCAAAAAGGAAATTAATATTGTAAAACTACAATTCCAGTAGTAGACTTGAGACTACTGAATTATCAATACTAGCAAGTGAACCAACCTGCCAAAGTTTGTCATGGAAGGAAGCAAGGTCAATTAGTCGGTCACCTCTCTCAGAATAATAGTAGACACCACCTTTTCCAGAATTTCCCAGTATGTCTTCTGCCTATAATATATCCAACCAAAAGCAGgaaagaaaatgatgaaaatagTCAAGGACTAAATTAGTGTCCAGAAGTTGTATTCCATATGAGGCGTGTTTAAAGGTTAGCATCTCACCAGCAAGTCATACTTCGTGCCGGCCATAGTATATGACAGCTTAGTAGTGGTATCTGGACATCTAAACTGGATGATTTCAAGCAATTCTAATACCTGAGTTTAAAAGGAAACAAATTTGATTAAGAGTATATAATCACTTGTATAGTAGAATTATGCACCTCCTATGTGATCACATTCAATGCACTCTTTTTTACTGAAATGACAATTGGTGCTACCAAAGCTTATCCCTATTTTCTAGTTTCCCACATATTTCTTCTCTCAGACTCTTCAACTACCATTATGTCATCTATAAAAAGCATGCATCACGGTGCCAACCCTTGGGTGTGTTCAATAAGTCTGCACAAAGTTGGCTCTACCAAGATGTTTAAAGTGAACTTTGTCCCGACCGCCAACTTATTCTCCGACCCTCATAATTTCTAACAACTTATGTTGCAATTGAGGCAACAATGATCGTCAAGGGGATGTCAACATGAAACCCCCTCCTTAAACATAGTTTCTATTAGTTAACAAGCAGATATTTGCTAGTAATTTTATTAACTCGCTTCTTAATTGATGGCAGTGCATTTAAATCATAATAGACAATATAAAATCCAATATATGCATGTGTAAGAACTAAGTAGTAAGACCATAACATAAAAGGAACCATGAAACAATTAATGACCATCAGTACCTTATTCTTACTAACAGTTCTATAATCAGCATTTCCAGAATTATCGTGAAGTGAAAATGGATATATGGCCTGGTCTTCATCAATTCCAGTTGTACCTTGTCCAAAAATATTAGAAAGGATTGTCTGACAAGTGTCTCTATGGTTGGAACTACTAACATCACCAGCATGTAGCTCAACTGCTAAAAGTTTTAAGAGCCATGCTCTCTGTGAAAGGCAAAGCAAAGAAATATGTGAAGTTAATAATGGTTCGAAATACACTATAAAATCATACATGTGTTAGAAAATACTATGAAATAAATTCATTTAACACAGATCACACAACTTATATTTATAATGGTGTAACAATAAATTCATTTAATGCCTAATTGATTAGTAACAGGTTTGCTTAGTCAAGGAACATTAACAAGTGATCTAGAAAATTGTACAATCTAGAAATATTAACAGGTTTGCTTAATTTTAACAGTAACTTTAAATAGAGCATGGGTTTTATAATGTATGGGTATCAAAGATGTAGGAGGAAAATACCTGATGAAGGGAACTAATACGAAGCGGCTGGTTGTTGTTACGTTTAGGAAGTGGAGCAATGCCAATTGTGTCAAGGTGCTGCATTGTGTAGGAAGGGAAAAGTTACAGAGAAATATCTCCAGGATAATTAACACCAACCTTAAACTAGGATAACAGCATAAAGATGCCCAAGTTCATTGAAATTTGTTACCTTGACAAAGAATCCATACTTTTTATTTGACAACAGATCCATTGTAGGAGCAGATGTAAATGGATCAATGCACAACTCATAAAGAAGCTGCATCAAACAAAAAGTCAATATTCCTTCTAAAAGTCAGTACAAATGCATGGAAAAAATGCAAAATTCTAActctattaatattttttatatgttacGCAACAGATCAACTACACCTGACCTGAAAACTAAATTCATGAAGTAATGCATTTAAATCTGGCTTCAAAAGCTTCTCCAGAATATCAAGAATAACCTTCATGCAACTGCACATAACATTTTAAGAGTACGGTTATATTTAATAGAATCAAGATATTAAAATAGAAACAGACTGTAGACAATACCTGTAATAAAATTTAGGCTGTAAAACTGTCCGCTCAACAGGCGTATCTAGATCAAATTTAAGTAGTAAATGAGTGATATTTGGAGCTGGCCGACTGATGTTGTCAATTAGAAGCTGAAAACGTATAGAAGGTAGATATAAACAGCATTTTAAgatgaaataaaagaaaagatagGAAACATATAAATGGAAGGGGTGAAGACGAACTTGCAGAATAAGAATGCCAggatcattattatttttattattattattttcaacattCTGAGATTCTTCTGACCGTGCCTCAAGGCAGGCTGCATAATCTTCTA
This genomic interval from Trifolium pratense cultivar HEN17-A07 linkage group LG6, ARS_RC_1.1, whole genome shotgun sequence contains the following:
- the LOC123890205 gene encoding nuclear pore complex protein NUP205 isoform X3, which gives rise to MVSPKQLLSTLESALLGSSPPTPSQRVEVLHAIRTSLQSFQSLLSYPPPKPSDRSQVQSKSIRLQDSSLITLDDQDVQIALKLSDDLHLNEVDCVRLLVSANQEWGLMGREPLEILRLAAGLWYTERRYLITSVHLLLRAVVLDQGLEDDILVDIQKYLEDVINSGLRQRLISLIKELNREEPSGVGGPQCERYVIDSRGSLVERQSVVSRERLILGHCLVLSVLVVRTSPKDVKDLFSILKDSASEVSQSNIAIKHQITFSLLFALVIAFVSDGLSTVPDKASVLSSNTSFRHEFHELVMATGNDPIVEGFAGGIRLAWVVHLMLIQEGVAARETVSSASSNEMSYLSQCLEVVFSNNVFQFLLEKVLRTAAFQTEDEDMIYMYNAYLHKLITCFLSNPLARDKIKESKEKVMSVLSPYRVVGSHDFAQNSSSISQQGTETGSLPFNSILDFVSEVYLKEPELLLGNDALWTFVNFAGEDHTNFQTLVAFLNMLSTLASSHEGASKVHELLQGKAFRSIGWSTLFECLTIYDEKFKQSLQTAGAMLPEIQEGDAKALVAYLNVLKKVVENGNPIERKNWFPDIEPLFKLLSYENVPPYLKGALRNAIATFIHVSPVLKDSIWTFLEQYDLPVVVGPEAQGSPSMGTQVYDMQFELNEIEARREQYPSTVSFLNLINALIAEERDLTDRGRRFIGIFRFIYDHVFGPYPQRAYADPCEKWQLVGACLKHFHMILTMYDIKEEDYEGVVDQSRLSTTKESSSLQTQLPVLELLKDFMSGKTVFRNIMSILLPGVNSIIAERSSQIHGQYLENAVQLSLEIIILVFEKDLLLSDYWRPLYQPLDIILSHDHNQIVALLEYVRYDFQPQVQQSSIKIMSILRHSIPFHFLILNLTECHSESAIDIFVLCGCSSRMVGLVQLLLKSNASNSLIEDYAACLEARSEESQNVENNNNKNNNDPGILILQLLIDNISRPAPNITHLLLKFDLDTPVERTVLQPKFYYSCMKVILDILEKLLKPDLNALLHEFSFQLLYELCIDPFTSAPTMDLLSNKKYGFFVKHLDTIGIAPLPKRNNNQPLRISSLHQRAWLLKLLAVELHAGDVSSSNHRDTCQTILSNIFGQGTTGIDEDQAIYPFSLHDNSGNADYRTVSKNKVLELLEIIQFRCPDTTTKLSYTMAGTKYDLLAEDILGNSGKGGVYYYSERGDRLIDLASFHDKLWQVSNLGSEVELNDARETIQQLLRWGWKYNKNLEEQASQLHMLTAWSQIVEVSASRRLAMLEDRSEILFRILDASLSASASPDCSLKMAFILSQVGLTCMAKLRDERFMFPGSLSSDSITCLDLIVVKQLSNGACLTILFKLIMAILRNESSEALRRRQYALLLSYFQYCLNVVDPDVPTSVLQFLLLSEQDSEYIDLPKIDKEQAELARANFSTLRKEAQSILDLVIKDATHGSEPGKTISLYVLDALICIDHERYFLSQLQSRGFLRSCLNAISNISNQDGGLSLDSLQRACTFEAVLAVLLRISHKYGKSGAQVLFTMGILEHLSSGRATNLQNLQGGLRWVETRLRRDMAVDIDRQRMIITPVLRLVFSLTSLVDTSDYMEVKNKIVREVVDFVKGHQSLFDQVLRLEIAEADELRMEQINLVVGILSKVWPYEESDEHGFVQGLFGLMNVLFSRDSNSKVLGFPRSRVSPENQRSSELQIFKLCFSLSSYLYFLVTKKSLRLQSSDASSNYPTSVGFQQPTLSLLNSLLTSATNALERAAEEKSLLLNKIRDINELSRQEVDEIISMCVRQESVSSSDNIQKRRYIAMVEMCRVVSCTDQLIVLLLPLSEHVLNIFLIHLQDCSDAFESTMTTKTITYGATYDPQQDFALLCGQLVPTLERLESLSEEKLGHNLKVFCRLATSAKEIAIQKMV